TGTCTCTAGATATCGCAGTTATTTTCATACGAAATCTAGTCACTATCGGTTGATATTTTACCGtgacaataataaacaaattctcATCATTGTCTATAATATAGAAGGATTGCTAAAAAATAGGTTACCATTAGCAAAATATCCATCTATTTCTGTAGAGATGTCCCACAAAAAGCATGTTtaacaaatacttttttttacttacagCAACACTCGCACCGTTACCAACCGATGTCTATGTCTACCCCCTCCACCGTGCAGAGTAACTACCAAAACATGGCCGCCATGAGTCAGTCGCATCCCAACTACCATCCCGCGCAGACGCAGCCGCAGATACTGCTGCCCCAGCCCATCAACCAGCACGTCACCGTCTCCCACGGAGGCCTCGTCACCACCACCGCCGTACCCAGAAACATCATGGAACCACAAACCAAACACTCGCTAGACCTCATACAATTCACTAACATGCACAACAAAGGACACCAAACTATGGGCATACAAAACGTATCCAGAATCGGAGAAAATTACGACAGATTACGAACAGTCAAATACGACAGCTACAACTCAACGCCAGTTCATAAAGTTGAAACTACGTACCAAAATGTGAGGACCCACGAACATTTTCCTGTTTCCGGCGCCAATTTCAATACTAGTAATGTCAGTTCGGATTCTAGTTCGAGCATGAACACGCCGTCTGTCGGCGTTAGTTCAACAACGACTCCAAACACAAGTTCCAATACAAGTACCTGTGAAAGCGCTGAACCGAGCCTTCCCAGTTCCCCCGATAATAATACAGAGCGAAATGCAACCGTAATCGCTTCTAATACGACTCAAAATCCCTcacaaaatcaaatcaatcaatccCAAACAGAGGAAGAAACGAACAACGACGAGTCTCTTAACACTTCAATGGGAGTGCTGAGTTTGAACGAAAGTTCTACGGCAACGAACACGTCTCTGAATGTCAGTTTACCGCCGTCAGAGAGTCCAAAATTGAATGCTTCGAGTGGAAGCAATACGTGTCAAAACCAGGAAGAAAATCAAGAAGCTGCAAGCAATAATGATTCTAACAGACTGGATGCTCCTTCGTCTAGTAAGAATTTGCGTTCTAGTGGACCGGAGTCGTTGAATTTTGGTTTAGGCTTGCAAGCGGCATTGTCCCCTTCGCATGGGAAGGATGGAAACTACATGGTGAATAGAGCCCATAGAGAACACCACCACAGAGAACGGGAAAAGAGACACAGCTTGACACCTTCCACGCATTTGCAAGGGAATCATAACACGCAAAATAGGTAGGTGACTAGTTAAAGTATAATGATAATTTTCAGGAAGCTGTTTTACGTTACATTGCAAGATTATGATTacactgaatatttaaataaaccttTTACTCGGGCTGCCCAGTTACTCGCGCActctaataccccttggttagactggttgtcagacttactggcttctgactacccataacgactgccaaagatgttcaatgacagccgggacctacagtttaacgtatgTATaggttcaaaaatattttgatatcgtCAACCTATTTTACCGCTTGTCTTCAAACCTAACAGGGCAGTATAATCCttgaataaattacaaaaattgacTTGTTTTTCAGGCACTCGGCAGAAATTCTAGCAACCAGTCTGCTGGACTCGGGCCCGGCGGAGCGAGGCGAGCGCGCGGAGCGAGGCGAGCGCGCGGAGCGAGGCGAGCGCGCGGAGCGGCGGCGGCGACGCTCGCGCAGCAACGAGCGGCCGCTGCCCGCCGCCTACGTCGCCATCTACCCCTACAAGCCCTGCAAGCCCGACGAGCTCGAGCTCAAGAAAGGAGGtcagacatacatacatgcaatcctaaatatatttaaaaaaatatggctgaTAAATTTGCTCTTTTGACTTCAATAAATGACAACGaactggatgcgagaagccgaaaatcgatctcagtggcgtgcacttggagaggcctatgtccagcagtggactgcgataggctgatgatgatgatgatgatgaaacgaCAGCGGCCCGGACTCACTGTTTACTGCTACAATTTTAGTTTCTTTCAAATATTGTTCTCCGAGACCTATGAAACTAAGTTATAGTTTATCAGTCAGATAAGTTTCTGATTGATCATCAGATAATTTTTCAGTAAAGTTAATTTGTCTAAgtcatcaaaaaattatattatacatgtttttgcaaatattgttttcaatCGAACTGCGATCGGAAACTTAGTGTCTTTATAAAaatgtagtaaaataaataaatttatgttGTATAGGTATCTACACGGTGACGGAGCGGTGCCGCGACGGCTGGTACAAGGGCAGCTCGGAGCGGTCGCAGCGGGCCGGAGTGTTCCCCGGCAACTACGTCGCCCCCGCACACCATCTGCGCCCTAAGCATGACAAGGTATTTCTATTAGAAATAATTCCATACAAATGTGTATTTAGTGTCCTGAAATGGTTAACAATTTCGTGAAatgtaaagtgttttttttcttctatgttAGAAAAAATAACTGACCGTATCCGAGTCTCATTGCATCCGTCGACCATAAAATGCGGCatcttattgatttatttaaatacttcttgcacatacaGTACAATGGCGGATTTAACGCCCTAGGCGTTCTTTACTAACTTTGGGTGGCGGATAGAACGTATCGATAggtgcaaacaaattgaaaaaaaaaatagtatgaAATACTACGTATAttataatacacaaataaattaataataatatatgtgtaactatataaattatgaaaacatcaTGCATGGCATCTTGctaaaattttgtaaaaaatatacagaaataaaaatcatacGTGGACGTATTTCGCCTATTCTATTTGGTGCTAATCACTCTGTACCtacacaacataaaaataatatgtatgtccTTTAGGCTGCGCCGGCGGCTGTATCGTCAGTGCCGGCAGCGGCAGCAGCGGGCGCCGGCAGCGCGGGCGCCGGCAGCGCGGCCCCCGACGCGCCGCCCCGCGCGAGGGACGCCGCGCCCGCCACGCTGTTACTCGGTAAGCAGATCTCCTTACACTACAAAACTAGATGTTCTTCTCTAACTAGATTCCGACTACCACAGCACCCACATGACTCCATAAGCAAGTGATGCAAAGGAGGTTGTGGCCAAAGAAACAATGGATGGACTTTGCGACAAACGATAAAGCTGCATAGAATTAATTGGTAGATGATAGTCAAAGAAGTACCTAAGAAAAAATTATACTCCCTATACCGTAAATCCTCCTCCGTGTAAGAGGAGGCCAGTGCCCTGCGATGGGACGatataaaggctgtaacagaaacAAAccgtaaataaaatttaaatgaagGGCAGGAAGCACGTAAACAGGGTTATTTACTTGTAAATGGTCGTGTAAAATAACTAAtggttattattaattttccagCTCAACCGCTCACCTACCCTTGGAGTTCGCCGGCGCAGTCACAACAAAATACACCCAGATCTGAAAAGGTAACAtctaatgattatttaaataactttcatCTTAGACAATTCTTTTCTTAAGGTTATTCTCCATCTGGCTAGATATTTAACATTTAAcgaaactttaaaattattgctTAATTTGTTGTATAATTGTTATAAGTATATTTCTATCATAGATACACGTTTACCAACTGGTTTAGCACAAACAACAGCTCTTGTCTCTGTtaaagaaaagtaaaaaaaggtaTACGAAACCGCAtcttttcacatttataaaagttttaactGTAAATCAAAATTACCCCACAGCCAAAAGAGAAAGCGAAAACGGAAAAGTCTTCAATCTCAACGGGTGTGAGTTTGATGAAACGTTTAGCGGCCATGAAGAAATGCAAGTCGCCTCCGCCGGCCGGCTATAGTATGGACAACCCGGTGTTCGAAGACGGACCCGGGACATCCCTCATGCTGACCTTGAACACGCAGCAACATCACCCTGTACATGTCAGGTCAGTCACCTTTCATATGTTATAGACGAGCTCGTTAGCAAAGCGCTGGTTTGCGAGAATATCGACGTAATTCAAAATTCTGTCCAATTGAATACTGAGTGCCAAACGATCATAAGTCTTTGAATAATTGTTTTGATActgcattaattttaattcaatcatttatattttgtagtatgCAAGTTCTCTAAAATAAATGCTGCTCTCTAAAATCAATCTTTTTTAGTTGCATCGCTGTTCTCGCAAACCAGCGGAGGTCGCTGCGTACGTATCGATTCTGAAATGGATCGCAACCGTATCGACCTTACAGCCGTTCCCAACAATCTATGGGTTCCTTACTATATATAAGAATTTGGCATAACTTCTATGTGGCTGATGTCAGAACTCTATTTCattaatccttttttttttacaaacgaGAATAGAGTGTAGGTAGTAAACAAATCCACAGGTAGCTTGCCATACAAGTGAACTTGTTTGGCGTGTATTTGGTTGTGTATTTGACtagtgtatagttatcggcacgaatcttgagctctgacctacatctgcgcagaagtgatttattagcaaagaaccaatcccgagtgacggctatgccgcgatgcactgcgggccaatcaccgctttagcctgctcccgcgcctcacttcataccacaatagggacccaataaattacctctgcgcaggtgaaggtcagagctcaagattcgtgccgataactataaatataaataatataactagTTTTAGCTAGAAGCTTGAATAGTTGCCTTCTGGGTACCTTAATGGACCCGCTATCttgtgtacaaaatttcatcTAAATTGGATTTGTAAACGAAAGCATAGCGTATAGACAAAATTATTATTGGGAATTACTCATTATATTACTGAAGATGGATCAACCATGTTACATTATTCATTTGTAGTCgttttacttttgtttgtgatgtgatgctgttttttaggaataCCTCGTGTGCTTGCAGGCGATCTGATTGAGGTTcccagatttatttatttgtactttaaCAGATAAGTTTTAAGAATTCTTGTACTAATGTGAACTGAAATTAAACTTGAGACCCTTAGGGCGCTTTCAACTTATGCGTTTCTTGACGGCCGGCTGCGGTGGCAGCGTCTAAGCGGTGCGTTTGACGTACGGCGTACGGACGATCGTCTTTTGTCATACAAAAAGCACGGCGCGGCGACAGTGCGGCGACTTTACGTCGAACGCTCGACAACAGGCACATAAGTTGAAAGCGCCCTTAGGCTCAAAAACTCTAGACAgttgttttagaaaaaatacGTTTTGTGTTGTCGGTTAACTTGGGTCTtgttaagttaataaaaaaatcttattcaaTAACTCTCTCAGTCAAGTTTATTGAATCGCTCTTAGGATTGATGACATTTTGGTATTTGGAACAATCGATATATCAAGTAAAATCATCAATCGAACTCAACTGATTGATTCTTCGATACTTAATTTCGAAATTTTGGTTGATAACATTGGGGTTGCTAGTTGATTTAAccagtaatttaatttacataagtgTTATATACTAGTTGCTGACTACCTGGGGCCTAATCAGAACGTCTGCAGCCTTTAAACGTGGTTCTAACATGTTTGTGCTTAAGTTGTGTGTTCTAACAGCACTTTGTCACTGCATTTTGTGTATCACGTGTGTTTTTTGTTGTCACAAGCCgatatcttgtttttttttttacctgtactatgacttaattattattttatcacggtttatctttttaattaaaattgtatttacttaAGGCAGTGGTCCGACTGCTAACGAGAAAATGGCGGATTATCGGCGACTTTCTTTCTTGAGGAACGCCAATAAATACGCATAAACTAAAGagatgtaaataatatgtagttgCTCTTACTCTCACATTGTCAGCGACAACTCGCTTTTTCTCAAAGATCTGTCAAGGTTTTATATTTTGGTCAGAGATGCTCGCTTGTCAAACGCTGGGTATGCACAATGCACCACAGAACTGAGCGATCGCGGACGAGTAATTCTACGTCTCACTTGAAAACTTACGCTTATGCTTTTAGTACAGCGATTAATGTATTGAAGATCGATAGGACACCCTCGCTTCCCACTGACTGCGAACTCGTTTATGAGTTCTACTGGATTCTCGTTCATCGTTCGCGGTCTGACCACTGCCCACGGCCGGTTTCAGAGCTACCCTCCATTGTCCCTTAACTGGCGTGAAAATATTAGTTTCTGAGTAAAGCGAAGTGTTACGAAATTATATAATTACGATGTTAACCTCATTTTGAGTCCGCTTTCAATCGGTTGATTTTCTATTGTGAATATTCAAGTTTGCTGTTGAAAGTtgcatagttttaattttttatcgaTGACTTATTTACTCGTATAATGTACGCGGAAAACCGAAACAATTTGTGATCGGCTCGTGGCATACTAACGGTGTGGGTACAGGTCGGGCTCGTGCCCGTCGCAGCTGCTCCGCGCCCtgccgcccgccgcccgcccGCACTCCTCGCACAAGGAGCGAGCCGCACCGCCCGCCCTGCACGAACACCACCACCATCTGCACAGGTtgtatgcacacacacacacacatacacccgCCCGCACTCCTCGCACAAGGAGCGAGCCGCACCGCCCGCCCTGCACGAACACCACCACCATCTGCACAGGTtgtatgcacacacacacacacatacacccgCCCGCACTCCTCGCACAAGGAGCGAGCCGCACCGCCCGCCCTGCACGAACACCACCACCATCTGCACAGGTtgtatgcacacacacacacacatacacccgCCCGCACTCCTCGCACAAGGAGCGAGCCGCACCGCCCGCCCTGCACGAACACCACCACCATCTGCACAGGTtgtatgcacacacacacacacatacacccgCCCGCACTCCTCGCACAAGGAGCGAGCCGCACCGCCCGCCCTGCACGAACACCACCACCATCTGCACAGGTtgtatgcacacacacacacacatacacccgCCCGCACTCCTCGCACAAGGAGCGAGCCGCACCGCCAGCCCTGCACGAACACCACCACCATCTGCACAGGTtgtatgcacacacacacacacatacacccgCCCGCACTCCTCGCACAAGGAGCGAGCCGCACCGCCCGCCCTGCACGAACACCACCACCATCTGCACAGGTtgtatgcacacacacacacacatacacccgCCCGCACTCCTCGCACAAGGAGCGAGCCGCACCGCCCGCCCTGCACGAACACCACCACCATCTGCACAGGTtgtatgcacacacacacacacatacacccgCCCGCACTCCTCGCACAAGGAGCGAGCCGCACCGCCCGCCCTGCACGAACACCACCACCATCTGCACAGGTtgtatgcacacacacacacacatacacccgCCCGCACTCCTCGCACAAGGAGCGAGCCGCACCGCCAGCCCTGCACGAACACCACCACCATCTGCACAGGTtgtatgcacacacacacacacatacacccgCCCGCACTCCTCGCACAAGGAGCGAGCCGCACCGCCCGCCCTGCACGAACACCACCACCATCTGCACAGGTtgtatgcacacacacacacacatacacccgCCCGCACTCCTCGCACAAGGAGCGAGCCGCACCGCCCGCCCTGCACGAACACCACCACCATCTGCACAGGTtgtatgcacacacacacacacatacacccgCCCGCACTCCTCGCACAAGGAGCGAGCCGCACCGCCAGCCCTGCACGAACACCACCACCATCTGCACAGGTtgtatgcacacacacacacacatacacccgCCCGCACTCCTCGCACAAGGAGCGAGCCGCACCGCCCGCCCTGCACGAACACCACCACCATCTGCACAGGTtgtatgcacacacacacacacatacacccgCCCGCACTCCTCGCACAAGGAGCGAGCCGCACCGCCCGCCCTGCACGAACACCACCACCATCTGCACAGGTtgtatgcacacacacacacacatacacccgCCCGCACTCCTCGCACAAGGAGCGAGCCGCACCGCCCGCCCTGCACGAACACCACCACCATCTGCACAGGTtgtatgcacacacacacacacatacacccgCCCGCACTCCGCGCACAAGGAGCGAGCCGCACCGCCAGCCCTGCACGAACACCACCACCATCTGCACAGGTtgtatgcacacacacacacacatacacccgCCCGCACTCCTCGCACAAGGAGCGAGCCGCACCGCCCGCCCTGCACGAACACCACCACCATCTGCACAGGTtgtatgcacacacacacacacatacacccgCCCGCACTCCTCGCACAAGGAGCGAGCCGCACCGCCCGCCCTGCACGAACACCACCACCATCTGCACAGGTtgtatgcacacacacacacacatacacccgCCCGCACTCCTCGCACAAGGAGCGAGCCGCACCGCCCGCCCTGCACGAACACCACCACCATCTGCACAGGTtgtatgcacacacacacacacatacacccgCCCGCACTCCTCGCACAAGGAGCGAGCCGCACCGCCCGCCCTGCACGAACACCACCACCATCTGCACAGGTtgtatgcacacacacacacacatacacccgCCCGCACTCCTCGCACAAGGAGCGAGCCGCACCGCCCGCCCTGCACGAACACCACCACCATCTGCACAGGTtgtatgcacacacacacacacatacacccgCCCGCACTCCTCGCACAAGGAGCGAGCCGCACCGCCCGCCCTGCACGAACACCACCACCATCTGCACAGGTtgtatgcacacacacacacacatacacccgCCCGCACTCCTCGCACAAGGAGCGAGCCGCACCGCCCGCCCTGCACGAACACCACCACCATCTGCACAGGTtgtatgcacacacacacacacatacacccgCCCGCACTCCTCGCACAAGGAGCGAGCCGCACCGCCCGCCCTGCACGAACACCACCACCATCTGCACAGGTtgtatgcacacacacacacacatacacccgCCCGCACTCCTCGCACAAGGAGCGAGCCGCACCGCCCGCCCTGCACGAACACCACCACCATCTGCACAGGTtgtatgcacacacacacacacatacacccgCCCGCACTCCTCGCACAAGGAGCGAGCCGCACCGCCCGCCCTGCACGAACACCACCACCATCTGCACAGGTtgtatgcacacacacacacacatacacccgCCCGCACTCCTCGCACAAGGAGCGAGCCGCACCGCCCGCCCTGCACGAACACCACCACCATCTGCACAGGTtgtatgcacacacacacacacatacacccgCCCGCACTCCTCGCACAAGGAGCGAGCCGCACCGCCCGCCCTGCACGAACACCACCACCATCTGCACAGGTtgtatgcacacacacacacacatacacccgCCCGCACTCCTCGCACAAGGAGCGAGCCGCACCGCCCGCCCTGCACGAACACCACCACCATCTGCACAGGTtgtatgcacacacacacacacatacacccgCCCGCACTCCTCGCACAAGGAGCGAGCCGCACCGCCCGCCCTGCACGAACACCACCACCATCTGCACAGGTtgtatgcacacacacacacacatacacccgCCCGTACTCCTCGCACAAGGAGGTTATACCTTGTACATACAGAAACACACATTACCTATGTATAtctcacaaaacaaaacatattttacgtTATTTTGCCTTGTTGTACGTGTTCTTTTGGCATGGTGTTACGTTTCTGTGTTGCTTAATGTCACACTCGCCTCGCTCATTCATCTAGACACATTTTCACTAAATTACTATTAATTTAATGGTTATCACTAATTGGGCCAAAAGCGGGTTGAAACCTCGTTGAATATTATCTATTTTCACCCATGGATATTAAAGATAATGTGCAGGTATTTTTTAGTTCGaacacttgaaatattttcgttACTTGGGAGAAACTATTTAGAATAacgaattattcaatttatagAGCCAGCACGGAAAACCCTTGGCAGACCCAACACAGAAAATCGCAGTCGCTAGACGTGACCGCTTCCAGGCGAGACAGACATCATACGCAACCGAACAAAGAGAGGTAATGGCGCCCACGTAGTTATTCAGTCGCTCCATGCCGtaattgttatataaaaatatgtgtcTCCGTCATAAAGTTTTAtcgcataataattattatagtctgttttttaatctcgtagactaaattgacacttgcaaaatgtcaaacttacaaatattgCTAGCTctttggtgcagtgttgtacttacgataccggttcgttgaatcgtaactttttatctataatagacgaatttaatatgcattcaaagttttatatttaaaattcacgtacgtagacacggctgtacgacgtgctacaaactgccagggatatctgaccacgaaaagccatgcgtaatcatcaaggataagcccattatttcaggttgacttatattaaaataaaggatccttgattttattaacgctaagtttcggtcgtgccacatcacgatttaagaatttgcaataaactgacaacactcgtaatgtcagtttagtctacgagattaaaaaacagactatataaataaatgaggtTGCATTCACCTGTATGTAAGTTGTACTTCAGTCACTACTGAGCATATTCCAAAATTACTTTCGTAACTAAGTATTATTTCTTAGTGctcaaaaactttaatttacgtTACAGATTCCGCTGTATAGTACCCTATCCGCCTAACTCTGAATACGAGTTGGAACTCAAAGTGGATGATATAGTGATTGTTTCGAAAAAGCGAGGCGATGGCTGGTACAAAGGTACCCTACAAAGGACTGGTCGTACCGGCCTATTTCCCGCCTCATTTGTACAAAGCTGTCCGCCCGAATGACAAAGGCCTACACCTTCGAGGTTCGGAACtctattttagtacataaaagtgATGGGAACAGGTGATTAAAGTAAAGGCCCAATATATAGCTCCTATATTCTAAAACAcggcattattttttaattgagtgAGATCTGTTAGTTAACTTGTCTATGCGTAAATTATATATGGTCGTATTGCATTGTGAAATATACTTGCTTGTTTTCAGTGATCAAATGTCGGAATAAACAATATTCACcgtaaaacaaaaatgaattaTTCATCTTTTTTAACGATTGCGTTTTTTAACtaatatgtaaacaaacgtATTAGACAAATTAGCTTGCAAATTCGCTCAGCACTTGATTTCCTATATacattacttatttatgtatacttttttaagtataattttcaatttcatgAAGAATATTGTCTTAGTTTCTTTCAGTCTTACTGGTCTCAAAATTCggtcacattttttttggttttaggCAGCTAAAAGCTATCGAAAATATCGAAACTAGATTTGTGTTATAAAGAAACGAAACTAAGGATACCtgaattttttttcttaagtggaatgaaataaattttgttttaaaggtaAATACAACTATACATTGTATAGTATGGATTTTGTTAAGGGTTTTGATACGAATTACTTACATTCAATGtttagattttcaaaatgtcacaaaataatactttttaaaaatatgaatgcCCATAAGTATGGCAGTTTTAGAATATTcttcgttttttattattaatcaactCAGAATTTAAAATTTCACAATTATAATAGATTTCTTCCTACATATTTATGTCACAATAGATAAGACGAACATGTTGAAACGTATGTGCTAATACTCATGAacctttttacttttaattcacaatttttacatttttggtctaaactttattattgtatttctaAAATCATTATGACTGAACCTAACTGCCGACTCTATGTGTAAATAtacttcaattattatttaaaatgttattttttttaatcaaacaatGTGGGCCAAATAAAGAGTCCatgataaaaaaagtatttttgtagtattaaaataaaaatgatgataatattaaagttgtgtgGCGTGTATATTCTGATCTTAATTTAGATGTATAGCTGTTATTAGTGAATTGGTGTTTGTCAATTAGAGACATAATAAACTTTatgattaaagttatttttgatgacaaattattttgttatttttagtacaagtttgatttatttttcgtGCATCGGTTTAATGATTCATATtgtatcatgtttttttttttgttgttaattcAATTTCTGTAGTAGAAATGAACTTGccacttttttttactttctcaTGTCTCTAGTTTTAAAACACTCTTAGCTTTAAACACCCTCGCGCGCATGGAAACTGCATCGAATAGTTTTACAAACATACTTCAACTAGCCATAATAATATTgaagg
The Helicoverpa zea isolate HzStark_Cry1AcR chromosome 13, ilHelZeax1.1, whole genome shotgun sequence DNA segment above includes these coding regions:
- the LOC124635808 gene encoding filaggrin-2 isoform X1; translated protein: MDEGLLNDLLECSVCLERLDTSSRVLPCQHTFCLKCLKVIIESHKELRCPECRVLVEAKVEELPPNVLLMRILEGMKNSAPRKMVTGQRTSRSGGHSQALQGVQGGKQLPPHARALYDFISKEPGDLSFKKGETILIQKKLDPFWYQGECSGRTGMFPITYVQVVVPLPVATALCKALYDFRMSAPDEEGCLAFDKGAIITVHRRVDDNWAEGRLDQRVGIFPIAFVELNQAARQLMNSVPLNRPVPPIPEHSRPSHSEHRHHAQQHSHRYQPMSMSTPSTVQSNYQNMAAMSQSHPNYHPAQTQPQILLPQPINQHVTVSHGGLVTTTAVPRNIMEPQTKHSLDLIQFTNMHNKGHQTMGIQNVSRIGENYDRLRTVKYDSYNSTPVHKVETTYQNVRTHEHFPVSGANFNTSNVSSDSSSSMNTPSVGVSSTTTPNTSSNTSTCESAEPSLPSSPDNNTERNATVIASNTTQNPSQNQINQSQTEEETNNDESLNTSMGVLSLNESSTATNTSLNVSLPPSESPKLNASSGSNTCQNQEENQEAASNNDSNRLDAPSSSKNLRSSGPESLNFGLGLQAALSPSHGKDGNYMVNRAHREHHHREREKRHSLTPSTHLQGNHNTQNRHSAEILATSLLDSGPAERGERAERGERAERGERAERRRRRSRSNERPLPAAYVAIYPYKPCKPDELELKKGGIYTVTERCRDGWYKGSSERSQRAGVFPGNYVAPAHHLRPKHDKAAPAAVSSVPAAAAAGAGSAGAGSAAPDAPPRARDAAPATLLLAQPLTYPWSSPAQSQQNTPRSEKPKEKAKTEKSSISTGVSLMKRLAAMKKCKSPPPAGYSMDNPVFEDGPGTSLMLTLNTQQHHPVHVRSGSCPSQLLRALPPAARPHSSHKERAAPPALHEHHHHLHRLYAHTHTHTPARTPRTRSEPHRPPCTNTTTICTGCMHTHTHIHPPALLAQGASRTARPARTPPPSAQVVCTHTHTYTRPHSSHKERAAPPALHEHHHHLHRLYAHTHTHTPARTPRTRSEPHRPPCTNTTTICTGCMHTHTHIHPPALLAQGASRTASPARTPPPSAQVVCTHTHTYTRPHSSHKERAAPPALHEHHHHLHRLYAHTHTHTPARTPRTRSEPHRPPCTNTTTICTGCMHTHTHIHPPALLAQGASRTARPARTPPPSAQVVCTHTHTYTRPHSSHKERAAPPALHEHHHHLHRLYAHTHTHTPARTPRTRSEPHRPPCTNTTTICTGCMHTHTHIHPPALLAQGASRTARPARTPPPSAQVVCTHTHTYTRPHSSHKERAAPPALHEHHHHLHRLYAHTHTHTPARTPRTRSEPHRPPCTNTTTICTGCMHTHTHIHPPALLAQGASRTARPARTPPPSAQVVCTHTHTYTRPHSSHKERAAPPALHEHHHHLHRLYAHTHTHTPARTPRTRSEPHRQPCTNTTTICTGCMHTHTHIHPPALLAQGASRTARPARTPPPSAQVVCTHTHTYTRPHSSHKERAAPPALHEHHHHLHRLYAHTHTHTPARTPRTRSEPHRPPCTNTTTICTGCMHTHTHIHPPALLAQGASRTARPARTPPPSAQVVCTHTHTYTRPHSSHKERAAPPALHEHHHHLHRLYAHTHTHTPARTPRTRSEPHRPPCTNTTTICTGCMHTHTHIHPPALLAQGASRTARPARTPPPSAQVVCTHTHTYTRPHSSHKERAAPPALHEHHHHLHRLYAHTHTHTPARTPRTRSEPHRPPCTNTTTICTGCMHTHTHIHPPALLAQGASRTARPARTPPPSAQVVCTHTHTYTRPHSSHKERAAPPALHEHHHHLHRLYAHTHTHTPARTPRTRSEPHRPPCTNTTTICTGCMHTHTHIHPPALLAQGASRTARPARTPPPSAQVVCTHTHTYTRPHSSHKERAAPPALHEHHHHLHRASTENPWQTQHRKSQSLDVTASRRDRHHTQPNKERFRCIVPYPPNSEYELELKVDDIVIVSKKRGDGWYKGTLQRTGRTGLFPASFVQSCPPE
- the LOC124635808 gene encoding E3 ubiquitin-protein ligase SH3RF1 isoform X2; amino-acid sequence: MDEGLLNDLLECSVCLERLDTSSRVLPCQHTFCLKCLKVIIESHKELRCPECRVLVEAKVEELPPNVLLMRILEGMKNSAPRKMVTGQRTSRSGGHSQALQGVQGGKQLPPHARALYDFISKEPGDLSFKKGETILIQKKLDPFWYQGECSGRTGMFPITYVQVVVPLPVATALCKALYDFRMSAPDEEGCLAFDKGAIITVHRRVDDNWAEGRLDQRVGIFPIAFVELNQAARQLMNSVPLNRPVPPIPEHSRPSHSEHRHHAQQHSHRYQPMSMSTPSTVQSNYQNMAAMSQSHPNYHPAQTQPQILLPQPINQHVTVSHGGLVTTTAVPRNIMEPQTKHSLDLIQFTNMHNKGHQTMGIQNVSRIGENYDRLRTVKYDSYNSTPVHKVETTYQNVRTHEHFPVSGANFNTSNVSSDSSSSMNTPSVGVSSTTTPNTSSNTSTCESAEPSLPSSPDNNTERNATVIASNTTQNPSQNQINQSQTEEETNNDESLNTSMGVLSLNESSTATNTSLNVSLPPSESPKLNASSGSNTCQNQEENQEAASNNDSNRLDAPSSSKNLRSSGPESLNFGLGLQAALSPSHGKDGNYMVNRAHREHHHREREKRHSLTPSTHLQGNHNTQNRHSAEILATSLLDSGPAERGERAERGERAERGERAERRRRRSRSNERPLPAAYVAIYPYKPCKPDELELKKGGIYTVTERCRDGWYKGSSERSQRAGVFPGNYVAPAHHLRPKHDKAAPAAVSSVPAAAAAGAGSAGAGSAAPDAPPRARDAAPATLLLAQPLTYPWSSPAQSQQNTPRSEKPKEKAKTEKSSISTGVSLMKRLAAMKKCKSPPPAGYSMDNPVFEDGPGTSLMLTLNTQQHHPVHVRSGSCPSQLLRALPPAARPHSSHKERAAPPALHEHHHHLHRASTENPWQTQHRKSQSLDVTASRRDRHHTQPNKERFRCIVPYPPNSEYELELKVDDIVIVSKKRGDGWYKGTLQRTGRTGLFPASFVQSCPPE